One Candidatus Nanopelagicales bacterium genomic window, GTTGGCGGTTGTATGTCAAGCAGGTCGCGGACGCCCTGCCCGGCGTCTCGCTGTACTTCATGCAGTCGAACGGTGGGCTGGCGCAGGCCGCCGGTTTCCGGGGCAAGAACGCGGTGTTGTCCGGCCCGGCCGGCGGGATCGTCGGTATGGCGCAGACCTCGTTGGCCATCGGGTTCGACAGGGTCGTCGGTTTCGACATGGGCGGAACCTCGACGGATGTGAGCCACTTCGCCGGTGAGTACGAGCGCACCTTCGACAGCCGAGTCGCCGGCGTGCGCCTGCGGGCTCCCATGCTGGACATTCACACCGTCGCCGCCGGTGGGGGATCGATACTGTCGTTCGACGGAAGTCGGTTCCGGGTCGGGCCCGAGTCCGCCGGCGCCGACCCCGGACCTGCGTGCTATCGACGTGGAGGCCCACTCACCATCACGGATGCCAACGTCATGCTGGGACGAGTCCGCCCTGATCACTTCCCGGCGGTGTTCGGACCGGGCGCCGATCAACAGTTGGATGCTGCTGTCGTCGAGCGGATGTTCACTGACCTGGCGCAGCATGTCAGCGACACGACCGGTCAGGTCCGCAGCGCCCACGACGTCGCTCTTGGGTTCATCGACGTGGCCGTGGCGACCATGGCCGATGCCATCAAACGGATCTCGGTGCGCAAGGGTCATGACCTGCTCGATCATGCTCTGACGTCGTTCGGGGGAGCAGGCGGACAACACGCGTGCGCCGTCGCTGAGGCGCTCGGTGTCACGACGGTCATCGTTCCTCCTCGCGCGGGTGTGCTGTCCGCGGTGGGGATGGGTCTGGCCGATGTGAAGGGAATGCGGGAACGAACGGTGGGGCAACCCCTGGAAGAACTGACTCCCGATCACTTGGCCGCGATCGCTGAGGAACTCGCCGTCGAAACGCTCGACGAGATGGCCCCCGCAGAGGACACGGCGCAGACCATCAGACGTGTCTACGTGCGCTACCAGGGAACCGACACGTGGACTGCCGTCCTGTTGGCCGGGCACGCTGAGATGACCGCGCAGTTCCGGGAGGTGCATCGCCGGATCTTCGGGTTCGACCTCGACAGGCCAGTGGTCGCCGAGGCGGTCTCCGTCGAGGTCACGGTCCCTACTGAACAGTTCGCCGTGCAGGAACACCCCGACGGCACAACCCGGGACAGTGGCTCCGGGCCGGACAGTGGCTCCGGGCTGGACAGAGGCTCCGGGCCGGACAGAGGCTCGGTGCGGGACCGAGCAGTGACCACCGGCGAGGTCTGGTTCCCCGACGGTCCCCATGAGGTGCCCATCTGGCGGCGCACGGACATCGGGATCGAGAGCACGGTGGCCGGTCCGGCGCTGGTGGTCGAGCCCGATGGAACGACCGTCATACCTGCCGGATGGTCGCTGCAGCGAGTGCCCGCGGGACACCTGCTGATCTCACGCGATCAACGACGCCTCCCTGACGCCACCTCGACCGGTATCGATACAGAGCAAGCGCCGGATCCGGTACTGCTGGAGATCTTCAACAACTTGTTCATGTCGATTGCGGACCAGATGGGAAGCCGGCTGGCGGCCACGGCGCAGTCGGTCAACATCAAAGAGCGGCTCGACTTCTCGTGTGCACTGTTCGACGCGACCGGGGCGTTGATCGCGAACGCTCCCCACATGCCGGTTCATCTGGGTTCCATGGGGCGGACGGTGCGCGAGGTCATCGAACGCAACGCCGGACTCATGGTCCCGGGCGACGTCTACGCCATCAACGACCCGTATCACGGTGGCACCCATCTGCCTGACATCACCGTGGTCAGCCCGGTGTTCCCCCAGCAGTTGGGGCTGCCGGCAGACACCACCCCGTCGTTCTTCGTCGCCTCCCGCGGACACCACGCCGAACTGGGTGGGATCACCCCCGGATCCATGCCCGCGTTCAGTACCACGCTGACCGACGAAGGAGTCCTGTTCGACAACTTCCTGCTCGTTCGTGACGGTCGGCTGCGCGAGGAGGAGTTGTACGCGTTACTGCGCCGGGGGCCCTATCCATCGCGGGACCCGGACACGAACATCGCGGACCTGCGGGCGCAAGCGGCGGCGAACGCCAAGGGAATCGACGAACTTGCCCGGATGGTCGCGCACTTCGGGGCCGACGTCGTCGATGCCTACATGAGTCATGTCCAGGACAACGCTGCGGATGCGATCCGGCGCGTCCTCGACGAAGTGTCGGACGGCACCTATCGGTACGAGATGGACTCCGGTGCCGTCATCCAAGTCTGCATCACCGTCGATCGGGTGCGACGGCGAGCGGTGATCGACTTCTCGGGATCCACCCAGCAACTGCACACCAACTTCAATGCTCCGACGTCGGTGGTGACGGCCGCGGTCCTGTATGTGATGCGCACGTTGGTCGAGGACGACATCCCGCTGAACGATGGTTGTCTGCGCCCCATCGACATCGTGGTACCGACGCCGTCAATGCTCGCCCCTGAGCCACCCGCGGCCGTCGTTGCGGGGAACGTCGAGACCTCGCAGGCGATCACCGGTGCCCTGTACGGGGCTCTCGGGGTGCAGGCAGAGGGCTCCGGCACGATGAACAACCTGGTCTTCGGCAATGAGGACGTGCAGTACTACGAGACGATCGGATCGGGGTCGGGTGCTGGCGACGGATTCCCGGGTACTGACGCGGTGCAGACCCACATGACGAACTCGCGGCTCACGGATCCCGAGGTGCTGGAAGCGCGCCTGCCGGTGTGGGTGGAGGACTTCACGATCCGGCGGGGCAGTGGCGGAGTCGGACGTTGGCCCGGAGGAGATGGGCTGGTGCGGAGACTGCGTTTCCGGGAGCCGGTCACCGTCTCGGTGTTGTCCGGTCATCGCCGGATTCCGCCCTACGGGATGGACTGGCGGGTCACCGGGGGCGCTGGGTCGAAACATCGTGGAGTACGCCGGAGGCGCCACTGTCGAACTGCCCGGCTGCGATTCGGTGGCGCTGGGCGTGGGGGACGCGATCGTCGTGGAGACTCCCGGCGGCGGGGGATTCGGGGAGCCGGACTGAGCGGGCAGTCGAGGGGAGGCGTGCGGCAGCGCTGTGGGCGCACTGAGTCCAGTGGCGCTGGGTGGGGTGAGTGACGGGACTTGAACCCGCGACATCCTGGACCACAACCAGGTGCTCTACCGGCTGAGCTACACCCACCATCGCCGGGCCTGAGCCGCGGCGCCCCAAGTGTAACCGCCGCCGTTGCGGAGGTGGGTGATCGGGAGTAGGCCGGTCAGGAGGAAGGTTCGGCGCGGGGCACCGGCGCGATCGCCGCCTCGCGGTAGTAGCGCAGCTCAGCGATCGAATCGAGGATGTCACCCATTGCGCGGTGGTTTCCGGTCTTCTGTGGTGACGCGTAGTACACCGGCGGGTACCACCGTTTGAGCAGTTCCTTGATGCTCGAGACGTCGATGACCCGATAGTGCAAATGGGCGTCGAGTTCGGGCAGGTCGCGGGCGAGGAAGCCCCGATCCACGTAAATGGTGGATCCACCGAGGGGTGCCTTGCGTGCTTCGGGCACGTGGCTGCGTACGTAGTCGAAGACCATTCGACCGGCCTCGGCCAGCGTCACCCCAGTGGGGATCTCGTCCGTGAGACCCGACTCCTCGTGCATCTGCACCACCACCGGATCCATGGCCGCCCAGGGCTCGTCGGGGGGCTTGATCACGACACTGACGCCCGCGTCGACAGGGGTCAGGTCCCCTTCGGTGACGACACACGCGATCTCGACCAAGGCATCGCTGGTCAGATCGAGACCGGTCATCTCGCAGTCGATCCAGACGATGCGTTGGCCGGGGTCGGGTGGCCGCGTCGCTGCCGCAGTGTGCTCGGTCATGCAGCACACCCTATCCGGGTCGGCCCTATCCGCGATCGCGCGTCGGCACTCTCCTGTCGGATACCGTGTCGGCACTCTCGTGAACCGTGCTGGTCATTCCAAATCCGTGTCAGACCAGCGCTGACCCGGCTCCAGCCCGGTGGCACCGGTCCCGGCGGAGTGAGTCCCACCGGTGGCGCGTCAGGGCAGGACGTCGGGCGACCGTAGGGAGGGAGGGGCGGTCGAGCCGGGCGTTCGTGCGAACGTCTTCTGGTGACATCTCGTGGGGACGTACTCTCGAGGACGTACTCTCGAGGACGTACTCTCGGGGGCAGATCCAGTGCGCACGACGGAGGAGCGGTCATGTCAGTGATGGGTGATCCCAGCATGAACACCAATATGCATCGGGCTTTCCAGCGCGAGATTCCGCGGCTGCAACGAGGTCTGCAGCGCGCCAATCTGGCTGACGCGAGGCAACGGGAGGGCCTGGCAGCCCGCTACAAGTTCTTCTCCGACACCCTGCACCATCATCACGAGGGCGAAGACATCTACCTCTTCGCAACTATCCGCGGCGATGCCAACGCCGACGAGGTCGCCGTATTGGATGCGATGGAGGCGGAACACACCGCCCTGGTCACAGTCCTGGGCCGACTTGATCGTGAGTTCGCGAACCTGTCCGCCGACTCCGACAAGACATCGATCTCGGCAGACCTGGATGAACTACTACGGGAACTCAGCGCCCACGGAGATCACGAGGAGCGCGAAGGCGTGCCGATCATCCAGAAGTACTTGACCGAGTCCAACTACAAGGACTTCCTGAAGTTCAATCGTTCAGCCCCCACCGCATCACTGGTCTTCCCTTGGATGTGCGACGGCGCTGACGAGAAGATCACCGCGCAAACGTGGGGAGTCATCCCCGCACCGGTTCGGTTGTTCCTCAAGCCGACGATGACTCGCAAGTACAACAAGTTCACGACCCAGTGCGGGGTCTGACGCCGCGCGCTACAGGTTCAAGTCGGCGCCGACGTGGCTGATGCTCCGACGGCGTAATCGACCGTTTCTTGCGCTTCAGCCTTCACCTTCAGTGGACGATCGCCACCGGGCACTTGGCGTGATGCATGACGCCGTGTCCCACCGAGCCCAGCAGCAGGCCCACGAACCCACCACGACCACGCGAACCGACGACCAACAGCGCGGTGTGGTCCGACAACTCGGTGAGCACATGCACCGGAGCGCCACGCTGCACGTCCTGGATCACCTTCACGTCCGGGTAGCGCTCGGAGTGCCCTGCCAACACTTCAGCGGTTGTACGCATCTCATTGCCCTTGATGTCCGCGAGGAGTTCAGGCGGTGAGAATGTCGGGACTCCCGTGATCGCACCGATCGGTGGAACCTCCCAGGTGTGGACCACACGCAGAACATTGCCGCGCCGGCTCGCGTAGTCGTATGCGAAGTCCAGAGCCTTCAGTGCATGCTGCGAACCATCGACCCCGACGACCACTTCCTTGGCCTTAGGGTCGGCGCGGTGCCGCACCACGACCGCCGGGCAAGCGGCGTGGGTCGAAACCTGGCGAGAGACGCTGCCCACGAGTAGCGCATTGAATCCGCTCCGACCGTGGGATCCGAGGACCAGCATGGTGGCCTCGTGGGATTGTTCGACCAGGCTGGCGGCAGGCGGCCCCGCCAACACGACACCCTGGATACGCAGATCCGGATTGAGGGCCTGAGCGGCAGTCATGGCCTTCTCCAGGGTGTCGTCCGCGTCGATGCGCAGACCATCCATGAGTCGGGCTTCGTACGACCCGCCCGCGCCGGTTCCGAAGGCGACAGGCGGCAGACTCCAGGTGACCACGATCTTCAGAGGCAGGCCTCGATCGGCAGCAGCAACTACTGCCCATTCAAGGGCCAATTCAGACGCGGGCGAACCGTCGTATCCGAGGACGATGGGTTCAGACATGGCGCACCTCCCAGGTGTGGTCTTCTCCTCCAGGCTAGATTCCTCCTCTCTGTGTCATCGG contains:
- a CDS encoding hydantoinase B/oxoprolinase family protein, which produces WRLYVKQVADALPGVSLYFMQSNGGLAQAAGFRGKNAVLSGPAGGIVGMAQTSLAIGFDRVVGFDMGGTSTDVSHFAGEYERTFDSRVAGVRLRAPMLDIHTVAAGGGSILSFDGSRFRVGPESAGADPGPACYRRGGPLTITDANVMLGRVRPDHFPAVFGPGADQQLDAAVVERMFTDLAQHVSDTTGQVRSAHDVALGFIDVAVATMADAIKRISVRKGHDLLDHALTSFGGAGGQHACAVAEALGVTTVIVPPRAGVLSAVGMGLADVKGMRERTVGQPLEELTPDHLAAIAEELAVETLDEMAPAEDTAQTIRRVYVRYQGTDTWTAVLLAGHAEMTAQFREVHRRIFGFDLDRPVVAEAVSVEVTVPTEQFAVQEHPDGTTRDSGSGPDSGSGLDRGSGPDRGSVRDRAVTTGEVWFPDGPHEVPIWRRTDIGIESTVAGPALVVEPDGTTVIPAGWSLQRVPAGHLLISRDQRRLPDATSTGIDTEQAPDPVLLEIFNNLFMSIADQMGSRLAATAQSVNIKERLDFSCALFDATGALIANAPHMPVHLGSMGRTVREVIERNAGLMVPGDVYAINDPYHGGTHLPDITVVSPVFPQQLGLPADTTPSFFVASRGHHAELGGITPGSMPAFSTTLTDEGVLFDNFLLVRDGRLREEELYALLRRGPYPSRDPDTNIADLRAQAAANAKGIDELARMVAHFGADVVDAYMSHVQDNAADAIRRVLDEVSDGTYRYEMDSGAVIQVCITVDRVRRRAVIDFSGSTQQLHTNFNAPTSVVTAAVLYVMRTLVEDDIPLNDGCLRPIDIVVPTPSMLAPEPPAAVVAGNVETSQAITGALYGALGVQAEGSGTMNNLVFGNEDVQYYETIGSGSGAGDGFPGTDAVQTHMTNSRLTDPEVLEARLPVWVEDFTIRRGSGGVGRWPGGDGLVRRLRFREPVTVSVLSGHRRIPPYGMDWRVTGGAGSKHRGVRRRRHCRTARLRFGGAGRGGRDRRGDSRRRGIRGAGLSGQSRGGVRQRCGRTESSGAGWGE
- the orn gene encoding oligoribonuclease, producing MTEHTAAATRPPDPGQRIVWIDCEMTGLDLTSDALVEIACVVTEGDLTPVDAGVSVVIKPPDEPWAAMDPVVVQMHEESGLTDEIPTGVTLAEAGRMVFDYVRSHVPEARKAPLGGSTIYVDRGFLARDLPELDAHLHYRVIDVSSIKELLKRWYPPVYYASPQKTGNHRAMGDILDSIAELRYYREAAIAPVPRAEPSS
- a CDS encoding hemerythrin domain-containing protein, which translates into the protein MSVMGDPSMNTNMHRAFQREIPRLQRGLQRANLADARQREGLAARYKFFSDTLHHHHEGEDIYLFATIRGDANADEVAVLDAMEAEHTALVTVLGRLDREFANLSADSDKTSISADLDELLRELSAHGDHEEREGVPIIQKYLTESNYKDFLKFNRSAPTASLVFPWMCDGADEKITAQTWGVIPAPVRLFLKPTMTRKYNKFTTQCGV
- a CDS encoding universal stress protein, producing MSEPIVLGYDGSPASELALEWAVVAAADRGLPLKIVVTWSLPPVAFGTGAGGSYEARLMDGLRIDADDTLEKAMTAAQALNPDLRIQGVVLAGPPAASLVEQSHEATMLVLGSHGRSGFNALLVGSVSRQVSTHAACPAVVVRHRADPKAKEVVVGVDGSQHALKALDFAYDYASRRGNVLRVVHTWEVPPIGAITGVPTFSPPELLADIKGNEMRTTAEVLAGHSERYPDVKVIQDVQRGAPVHVLTELSDHTALLVVGSRGRGGFVGLLLGSVGHGVMHHAKCPVAIVH